The following proteins are encoded in a genomic region of Primulina huaijiensis isolate GDHJ02 chromosome 3, ASM1229523v2, whole genome shotgun sequence:
- the LOC140972047 gene encoding uncharacterized protein: MGEIDTKPIESVQSAVSFFDHSNEQRQISPKREEKESQIDNELDILAKELANVKVQLEVKDSTYKQTLLKLDHHQKMSDELSKLLKNSDHQKNFYINEFQEANARINELESSMNMMVNKLSESEKLQEQITVLDTELASTQGQLVNMERDFSSLRQEKDYFVAESEVLRTDLNEEKRKTGELTREVSQLNEQILGLEMKVDDVKQEKEDALLEKRADLDSAEKALAEAEEKLEKALKDLDVFHDLENQLVEKSAHVESLEMDLKHANELQRSSENAASEAVSELNNVKETMELLEQRNVDQTGHIDLIETELKQLTTELGNAKEEISRLGEQVEDIQTKLESSKEKENDAEAKTAMLNFELHKARSKLAASEAAEARAQSEKSALFNALQEMGLEIEETKKENRVLREEVKTAKQSENSSALVEEIKDPEAKRDEECRMLIRIDDVHDNPLVETSNQSAGELENVRKELEIAISKVGEFRNRAEQAITRAEAAERAKATLELQMKKIKEHKERRKAALSALREESVSREFSSSNRSSTNYDHSAKNYQPLGKVLNMKF; this comes from the exons ATGGGAGAAATTGACACAAAACCAATAGAGTCAGTTCAATCTGCAGTCTCTTTCTTTGACCACTCAAATGAGCAGAGGCAAATTAGTCCTAAAAGGGAGGAA AAGGAATCACAGATTGATAATGAACTCGATATCCTAGCGAAAGAGCTCGCGAATGTCAAAGTTCAACTCGAGGTCAAGGACTCGACCTACAAGCAAACTCTTCTGAAGCTAGATCACCATCAGAAAATGTCCGACGAGCTTTCGAAGTTGCTGAAGAATTCGGATCATCAAAAGAACTTCTACATCAACGAATTTCAAGAAGCGAATGCTCGTATCAACGAGCTCGAATCATCAATGAACATGATGGTGAATAAGTTATCAGAATCCGAGAAGCTTCAAGAACAGATTACGGTTCTTGATACCGAATTGGCATCGACACAAGGCCAACTAGTTAACATGGAGAGAGACTTTTCTTCTTTAAGACAGgaaaaagattattttgttgCAGAATCTGAGGTACTGAGAACTGATTTAAATGAGGAGAAGAGGAAAACAGGAGAGCTAACAAGAGAAGTTTCACAGCTAAACGAGCAGATTCTTGGTTTGGAGATGAAAGTTGATGACGtcaaacaagaaaaagaagatgCTTTATTGGAGAAAAGAGCTGACTTAGATTCAGCAGAGAAAGCCTTGGCTGAGGCAGAAGAGAAACTCGAAAAGGCATTGAAGGATTTAGACGTTTTTCATGATCTGGAGAACCAGCTCGTTGAAAAGTCGGCTCATGTTGAATCTTTGGAGATGGACCTCAAGCATGCAAATGAGCTTCAACGTTCCTCGGAAAATGCCGCATCTGAAGCCGTTTCTGAGCTAAATAATGTGAAGGAAACTATGGAATTGCTGGAACAAAGGAACGTGGATCAGACTGGTCACATAGATTTAATTGAGACAGAGCTTAAACAACTAACGACTGAACTTGGGAACGCAAAGGAGGAGATAAGCCGATTGGGTGAGCAAGTAGAGGATATCCAAACTAAGCTGGAGAGCTCTAAAGAAAAAGAGAATGATGCAGAGGCGAAGACAGCGATGTTAAATTTTGAACTTCATAAAGCGAGATCTAAACTGGCTGCATCAGAGGCTGCTGAGGCGAGGGCGCAGAGCGAAAAATCTGCACTATTTAATGCGCTTCAAGAGATGGGGTTAGAGATCGAAGAAACCAAGAAAGAAAATCGAGTCTTAAGAGAAGAAGTGAAAACGGCAAAGCAAAGTGAAAACAGCAGTGCCCTTGTGGAAGAGATTAAGGATCCAGAAGCCAAGAGAGACGAGGAATGTCGGATGCTGATCAGAATCGATGATGTTCATGACAACCCTTTAGTGGAAACATCGAATCAAAGTGCAGGAGAGTTGGAAAACGTAAGGAAAGAGTTGGAAATTGCGATTTCAAAGGTAGGGGAGTTTCGGAACCGAGCAGAGCAAGCCATTACCAGAGCTGAGGCAGCTGAGAGAGCGAAGGCGACATTGGAGTTACAGATGAAGAAGATAAAAGAGCACAAGGAAAGGCGTAAGGCAGCCTTATCAGCCCTCCGTGAAGAATCGGTTTCAAGAGAGTTCAGCAGCAGCAACAGAAGCAGCACAAATTATGATCATTCTGCCAAGAATTATCAACCTCTTGGTAAGGTTCTTAACATGAAATTTTAG
- the LOC140972909 gene encoding uncharacterized protein, whose amino-acid sequence MQCTSYVPVYYHVKDLNVCVNGFSWHLFNVDHNYMECRGTDVLLPSYTLEQYLGYDKDVLRQIIQNHDSTFRFQVAELHRLYRKQTELMDEIKSRGIFTQLRLQTLESNLILSQSQSNSCKTLLPHATSYLIEDSSDSKMPTLSADDVQKRPYFVAGKFQESSTVNSSLFLTKTSFNGVKAPPFQSKRRDIKILDLEIPAYPCHDSGKEQFEEESCIARPVIQDIHPPNKTRYLIDLNKPAFLGSMTASSSAPFERCGDNMVNGNSSFSGEDTKPEPVLCTNYRLVNYEGSSAEKTSSLDIDLNSSPHSCISETDINFESIENINEEIKVEDSDNAGIISVEEMNLKACASTENEISSSVGISEGIRIKTPLFSKQLEGESAMELHMIGAETLILISTLRNGQYTKNSSSEQVGNSNKTLYWFADIVASVDQEIEIMTTEQNLQQAGHNVYVEEEKEADKIVDSPERERVNRTRQHKNSRKPGLLKRNASKNACATPGKCCKLQHLVVIQESLDSKLRRQPRTHDKQGFLLQKCLDGWGKIRKRRDSHRRRASKFLVIS is encoded by the exons ATGCAGTGTACAAGCTATGTCCCTGTATATTACCATGTGAAGGATCTTAATGTATGTGTGAATGGATTTTCGTGGCACTTATTCAATGTTGATCATAATTATATGGAGTGTCGAGGCACCGATGTATTGTTGCCATCATATACTCTTGAGCAGTATTTAGGTTATGACAAAGATGTATTGAGGCAGATAATTCAAAATCATGATTCCACATTCAGATTCCAG GTCGCGGAGCTGCATCGCTTGTATAGAAAGCAAACGGAATTGATGGACGAAATCAAGAGCCGGGGAATATTTACACAGTTGCGGTTACAGACATTGGAGTCGAATCTTATTTTGTCTCAATCCCAATCCAATAGTTGTAAGACTCTGCTGCCACATGCTACAAGTTACCTCATTGAAGATTCTTCAGATAGCAAAATGCCTACGTTATCTGCAGATGATGTTCAGAAACGACCATACTTTGTTGCTGGGAAATTTCAAGAAAGCTCGACAGTAAATTCCAGCCTTTTTCTTACAAAAACCAGTTTTAATGGAGTCAAAGCACCCCCTTTTCAAAGCAAGAGACGCGATATAAAAATTTTGGATCTTGAAATTCCAGCTTATCCGTGCCATGACAGTGGAAAGGAGCAGTTTGAAGAGGAAAGTTGCATTGCTCGTCCTGTAATCCAGGACATTCATCCTCCGAACAAAACAAGATATTTGATTGACTTGAACAAACCGGCGTTTCTTGGATCAATGACGGCAAGTTCCTCTGCTCCTTTTGAACGTTGTGGTGACAATATGGTAAATGGTAACTCGAGTTTTTCTGGAGAGGATACAAAACCTGAACCTGTGCTTTGTACAAACTATAGACTAGTAAACTACGAAGGGAGCTCCGCTGAAAAAACATCATCTTTGGATATTGATTTAAATTCTTCACCCCACAGTTGTATATCGGAAAccgatattaattttgaaagcATCGAGAATATAAATGAGGAAATTAAAGTTGAAGATTCTGACAATGCTGGAATTATATCTGTTGAGGAGATGAACTTGAAGGCTTGTGCAAGCACAGAGAATGAGATTTCTTCTTCTGTAGGAATTTCCGAGGGCATTCGAATCAAGACCCCTCTTTTTTCAAAACAATTGGAGGGAGAATCGGCCATGGAACTCCATATGATTGGAGCGGAAACTTTAATTCTGATTTCTACATTGAGGAATGGACAGTATACGAAGAATTCAAGCTCGGAGCAAGTGGGAAACTCAAATAAAACTCTATATTGGTTTGCTGATATAGTTGCTTCTGTCGATCAAGAAATAGAGATTATGACAACAGAGCAAAATCTCCAACAAGCTGGGCATAACGTTTATGTCGAGGAGGAGAAAGAAGCTGATAAAATAGTGGATTCGCCTGAAAGAGAACGCGTAAATAGAACAAGGCAGCACAAAAACTCTCGGAAACCAGGTTTACTGAAAAGAAATGCCAGCAAGAATGCTTGTGCTACACCAGGAAAATGTTGCAAATTACAACATTTGGTTGTCATTCAAGAATCACTCGACTCAAAATTGAGGCGTCAACCTCGTACTCATGATAAACAgggatttttgttgcaaaagtGCTTGGACGGTTGGGGAAAGATAAGAAAACGTCGAGACAGTCATAGACGTCGAGCTAGTAAATTTCTAGTTATCAGCTGA